From a single Lytechinus variegatus isolate NC3 chromosome 9, Lvar_3.0, whole genome shotgun sequence genomic region:
- the LOC121421569 gene encoding uncharacterized protein LOC121421569, with protein MAEEKMAEMLQTLTGVLKGLSVQQTPQLPKVKLQKFKGPPRSPGDPSLKEWLDEFEAYSNCYKLSGKSKAQALVDHLGGIAKEEILCRADSVREDYDELVQILKSQFCPVESLQTLSASFHSCVQKDGESLADFSRNLMRYYSRMEQAAPSEDEKKALHALRDTSLKEGFVRGAREASVRRELRRIELAMKSKPFMDMRSEALDLFRDQESIRKIGVKEVKMEDPLIGVVSCDKESVVDINELSELRGHLNQLCRQVAVLADSVKSMKTTPKVPQNEVVCYNCGKKGHIRPRCTEPTLCYNCKGRGHVSKNCPEAVISNSPISSNVPVDSPSVRVSGIGNAKSSVLTQKLISHSPRGKVRFKDVKLGCVFDTGAEASIIPSSVFHSQLQNLDCGLQQHDGLFVNVVGVGGVEVPVEGYVEVPITIEGQDLVGSFLVIHDEVGRSAQCEHPILLGCNILRQLPFKMMESVLSQSFKPKEGCGDELAGCSTHISVSSEEVLPPLSVRRVVCKVQSSAFDTDEVLVKDTLSRFDPTLCTVEGSQSIRGDSVELLVQNSSEHEVRIPPHTPVAEAQAVSRKQEVHVEFQEEGSLLVSGHDVITDQTPSIKEDTNKAGSRDGVDLPKGVKLEGLSVVEEEKIVELLAQHKDAFSEGSFDLGECIVVPHENCRRSSYKATISTFAPCTNR; from the coding sequence ATGGCGGAAGAAAAAATGGCGGAGATGTTGCAAACTTTGACTGGTGTTTTGAAAGGATTGAGTGTGCAACAGACTCCACAATTACCCAAAGTGAAGTTACAGAAATTCAAGGGTCCACCTAGGTCTCCTGGGGATCCATCCCTGAAGGAGTGGTTAGATGAGTTTGAGGCCTATAGTAATTGTTATAAGTTAAGTGGAAAATCCAAAGCTCAGGCCTTAGTGGATCATTTAGGTGGGATAGCGAAAGAAGAGATTCTTTGTAGAGCGGATTCTGTCAGAGAAGACTATGACGAGTTGGTTCAGATTCTTAAATCCCAATTTTGTCCTGTAGAATCCCTTCAGACCCTGAGTGCTAGTTTTCACTCTTGTGTTCAGAAGGATGGTGAGTCACTGGCGGACTTTAGTAGGAATTTGATGAGGTACTATTCTCGCATGGAGCAGGCAGCTCCCTCTGAAGATGAAAAGAAAGCATTACACGCATTACGTGATACTTCTTTGAAGGAAGGCTTTGTAAGGGGTGCCAGAGAGGCATCGGTGAGGCGAGAATTACGTAGGATTGAATTGGCCATGAAAAGCAAACCTTTCATGGACATGCGTTCAGAGGCATTGGATCTCTTTAGAGACCAAGAATCTATTCGTAAGATCGGGGTAAAAGAAGTGAAGATGGAGGACCCTTTGATAGGAGTAGTTTCATGTGATAAGGAGTCAGTTGTTGACATTAATGAGCTTAGTGAACTAAGAGGTCATTTGAATCAGTTATGTAGACAGGTGGCGGTTTTAGCAGATTCGGTTAAAAGTATGAAGACCACTCCCAAAGTTCCACAAAATGAAGTTGTATGTTACAACTGCGGAAAGAAAGGGCACATTCGACCCAGATGCACTGAGCCAACTTTGTGTTACAATTGCAAAGGTCGAGGACACGTTAGCAAGAATTGTCCAGAAGCGGTAATATCTAATAGTCCAATTTCCTCAAATGTTCCAGTGGATAGTCCAAGTGTGAGAGTTAGTGGTATAGGTAATGCTAAGAGTAGCGTGTTAACCCAGAAGTTGATCTCTCACAGTCCTCGAGGCAAGGTCCGGTTCAAAGATGTTAAACTTGGTTGTGTGTTTGATACGGGGGCGGAGGCTTCCATAATTCCTTCATCGGTATTTCATTCCCAGCTTCAAAATTTGGATTGTGGTCTACAACAGCATGATGGTTTGTTTGTAAACGTAGTAGGGGTAGGTGGAGTTGAAGTCCCTGTTGAGGGATATGTAGAAGTCCCTATAACTATTGAAGGTCAGGATTTAGTAGGTAGCTTCCTTGTGATTCATGATGAGGTTGGTCGTTCTGCTCAATGCGAACATCCCATCTTGTTAGGTTGTAATATCCTTCGTCAGTTGCCTTTTAAGATGATGGAGTCGGTTTTATCTCAATCATTTAAACCAAAAGAAGGCTGCGGAGATGAGTTGGCTGGTTGCTCTACACATATTAGTGTGAGCTCTGAGGAAGTTCTTCCACCCTTGTCTGTTCGAAGAGTAGTTTGTAAGGTTCAGTCAAGTGCTTTTGATACAGATGAGGTATTGGTGAAGGACACGCTGAGTAGGTTTGATCCAACACTCTGTACAGTGGAAGGCTCCCAAAGCATTAGGGGAGATTCAGTGGAGTTATTGGTACAGAATAGTTCTGAGCATGAGGTACGAATCCCCCCTCACACGCCGGTAGCAGAAGCTCAGGCAGTGAGTAGGAAGCAGGAAGTCCATGTAGAATTTCAGGAAGAGGGTAGCCTGTTGGTGTCAGGACACGATGTTATTACTGATCAGACTCCCAGTATTAAGGAGGATACCAACAAGGCAGGTAGTAGAGATGGTGTAGATCTTCCTAAAGGAGTGAAATTGGAGGGTTTGTCAGTGGTTGAAGAAGAAAAGATTGTTGAATTATTGGCTCAGCATAAGGATGCCTTTTCTGAGGGCTCATTTGATTTGGGAGAATGCATTGTGGTACCTCATGAAAATTGTAGAAGGTCCTCCTATAAGGCTACCATATCGACGTTTGCCCCCTGCACAAATAGATGA
- the LOC121421907 gene encoding uncharacterized protein K02A2.6-like, with amino-acid sequence MAASSNFPVPSPMDMKGDLRGNWKFFQSQWENYEIALELDKKPDKVRVATLVSLIGKECYKLYTTLEESQKTTTTQILDAMKKHFDPTTNVIFERYQFNTRNQGERETIDQYVTALRSLAETCEFDTLRDDLIRDRIVLGTNDPDVRARLLRGENLTLQKVIDVCRSAEVTKQQLKSIESASTHTESVQAVYKKHVKPRKANSGHEKSHSKGQQKTQMIRNCKYCGGEHRREKTACPAWGKQCGNCKKNNHFSKKCLAKGPKPVRSLDDEDDDLSDESIYTIERISSVGSNGKRWRANVIYRANGSDKKEMNSQIDTGATVNVLSYTDLCDVLQDGNPRLEHSKVRLKPFKGKLIKPKGQTALEVQVNNGPVHLLQFQIVDGSSQVPILSGDSSEDLGLVTRNNPERIEILSQATEQPLTKEQIMKEYKDVFTGLGCLPGEYHLETDKTVKPVQHMPRRVPAALKPSLKDKISELEEKGVIKKVTTPTEWISSMVAVKKPGKLRICIDPKDLNKALKRSHYPMPTIEEILPQLSQAKVFTILDAKDGYWQVKLDKESSFLTTFWTPFGRYRWLRMPFGIATAPEEYQRRQHEVVQGLPGVEAIVDDLLVYGSGETMEEAIINHDQNLRRLLERARQVGLKFNKTKIQLKQTEVRYIGHVLTDKGLCPDPEKIRAVAELERPRDVKTVQRFVGFVNYLAKFLPHLSEECEPLRQLTLKEVKWFWGPAQERAYSRVKKLVTTAPVLRYYDVNEEVTIQCDASDTGLGATLMQKSQPVAFASRALTETERRYAQIEKECLAIVFACEHFHQYLFGKETVTVESDHKPLQSIFLKPLLSAPKRLQRMLLRLQKYNLQVTYKQGKLMYVADMLSRAALPLKTQGEGGYYEIYTVSQQRQREFEEINPRESVNFTDKRFKQVEEMTQKDEILQVLKQVVIEGWPDTVNTVPVEIREYWAYRDEITSHNGILYKANRVIIPKRLRGELLQRVHASHQGMESSLRKARETIFWPKMNHEIRDVVRQCSVCNEHQAQQAKQPLLPREVPDRPWKTLGTDLFTLNGKDYLITVDYYSDFWEVDELQSTTSADVITCLKSQFSRHGIPKEVISDNGPQYSSDEFKCFMEEWEIHHTTSSPHHPQSNGKAESAVKIAKNIMKKCAKSGTDIYKAILEWRNTPTEGMQSSPVQRLMSRRTQTTLPTAQHLLKPKVVTGVKRKKVEKGKKAKTQFDKSTKELPDLKVGQAVRVQLAINKGKPTWQLGVCMRKLSPRSYVVKVNEQLYRRNRKRIQSTYESLPATPDVWTDIQPTTNTTGPQYNNPGDEEQREQQQQATPSPVVAHTRTRTIRPPSRYKDYVQP; translated from the coding sequence ATGGCTGCATCAAGCAATTTTCCAGTCCCATCACCCATGGATATGAAGGGGGATTTGAGGGGAAATTGGAAGTTTTTTCAGTCGCAATGGGAAAACTATGAAATTGCGTTAGAGCTAGATAAGAAGCCAGACAAAGTGAGAGTAGCAACTTTAGTATCACTCATAGGGAAAGAATGCTATAAGCTCTACACTACACTAGAAGAGAGTCAGAAAACGACAACCACACAAATCCTTGATGCtatgaagaagcattttgatCCTACGACTAATGTCATATTTGAACGGTACCAGTTCAATACTAGAAATCAAGGTGAGAGGGAGACAATCGATCAGTATGTGACAGCACTGAGAAGTTTGGCAGAAACCTGCGAGTTCGACACGCTAAGAGATGATTTGATCAGAGACCGCATCGTCCTAGGAACCAATGATCCAGACGTAAGGGCGAGGTTGCTGCGTGGGGAAAATCTAACGCTACAAAAGGTGATAGATGTGTGCCGTAGTGCAGAAGTGACTAAACAACAACTCAAAAGCATCGAAAGTGCCAGCACTCATACTGAATCAGTGCAAGCAGTGTACAAAAAGCATGTGAAGCCAAGAAAGGCGAATTCCGGTCACGAGAAGAGCCACAGCAAAGGACAGCAGAAGACACAAATGATACGAAATTGCAAGTACTGTGGTGGAGAACACAGGAGAGAGAAGACCGCTTGCCCAGCATGGGGAAAGCAGTGCGGCAATTGCaagaaaaacaatcatttttcaaaaaaatgtttggcaaaAGGACCGAAGCCAGTGAGGTCtcttgatgatgaggatgatgacctGTCAGATGAATCCATCTACACCATAGAGAGGATAAGCAGTGTTGGATCCAATGGTAAACGATGGAGAGCAAATGTCATATATCGAGCTAATGGATCTGACAAAAAAGAGATGAACAGTCAGATTGACACAGGTGCTACAGTCAATGTGCTGAGCTACACTGACTTATGTGATGTCCTACAAGATGGAAACCCAAGGCTGGAGCACAGCAAGGTCAGACTGAAGCCATTCAAAGGAAAACTAATCAAACCAAAAGGACAGACAGCACTAGAAGTCCAGGTCAATAATGGTCCAGTACACCTGCTTCAATTTCAGATAGTTGATGGATCAAGTCAAGTTCCAATCCTATCAGGTGACTCTAGCGAGGACTTAGGGTTAGTCACAAGAAACAACCCGGAGCGGATAGAGATCCTTAGTCAAGCAACAGAACAGCCTCTGACGAAGGAGCAGATAATGAAGGAATACAAGGATGTATTCACAGGGCTGGGATGTCTGCCTGGAGAATATCACCTTGAGACTGACAAGACAGTGAAACCGGTACAACACATGCCACGGAGGGTACCAGCAGCACTCAAACCAAGCCTGAAAGACAAGATAAGTGAGCTTGAGGAGAAGGGAGTCATAAAGAAGGTGACAACTCCCACTGAGTGGATCAGCAGCATGGTAGCAGTGAAGAAACCAGGGAAACTGAGGATTTGCATAGACCCAAAGGATCTAAACAAAGCCCTGAAAAGATCACATTATCCAATGCCTACCATAGAAGAGATCCTGCCCCAATTGTCACAAGCCAAGGTGTTCACGATCCTCGATGCCAAAGATGGATATTGGCAAGTGAAGTTGGATAAAGAGAGTAGTTTTCTGACCACATTCTGGACGCCATTTGGTCGCTACCGATGGCTGAGGATGCCATTTGGCATTGCTACTGCTCCAGAAGAATACCAGAGAAGACAACATGAAGTAGTCCAAGGGTTACCAGGAGTAGAGGCAATAGTTGATGATCTCCTAGTCTATGGAAGTGGAGAAACCATGGAGGAAGCGATCATCAATCACGACCAGAACTTGAGGAGACTTCTAGAGAGAGCAAGACAAGTTGGGCTCAAGTTCAATAAAACCAAGATCCAACTGAAACAGACCGAAGTCAGGTACATTGGTCATGTACTTACTGACAAAGGACTCTGCCCAGACCCAGAGAAGATCAGAGCGGTTGCGGAACTGGAAAGGCCACGAGATGTAAAGACGGTTCAACGTTTTGTAGGCTTCGTCAATTACCTTGCCAAGTTCCTGCCACATCTGTCAGAAGAGTGCGAACCACTGCGGCAACTTACACTTAAAGAAGTAAAGTGGTTCTGGGGTCCGGCACAGGAAAGAGCTTACAGCAGAGTAAAGAAGTTGGTGACAACAGCTCCAGTACTCCGGTACTACGACGTGAACGAAGAAGTTACAATCCAATGTGACGCCAGTGACACGGGCTTAGGAGCAACCCTCATGCAGAAGTCACAACCAGTTGCGTTTGCATCTAGGGCTCTGACGGAGACAGAACGAAGATATGCTCAAATAGAGAAAGAATGTCTAGCGATAGTATTCGCATGCGAACACTTTCATCAGTACCTATTTGGGAAGGAGACAGTAACTGTAGAATCAGACCACAAACCTCTACAGTCTATCTTCCTGAAGCCATTGCTGTCAGCCCCAAAGCGTCTGCAGCGGATGCTGCTAAGATTGCAAAAGTACAACCTCCAGGTCACATACAAACAAGGGAAGCTTATGTATGTGGCTGACATGTTGTCAAGAGCAGCACTACCGCTGAAAACCCAAGGAGAAGGAGGATACTACGAAATCTACACAGTCAGCCAACAAAGACAAAGAGAATTCGAAGAAATCAATCCAAGAGAGTCGGTGAACTTCACAGACAAACGGTTCAAGCAAGTAGAAGAAATGACCCAGAAGGATGAGATCCTACAAGTGCTCAAACAAGTCGTGATCGAAGGTTGGCCAGATACAGTAAACACTGTACCAGTAGAAATACGCGAGTATTGGGCTTATCGCGATGAGATAACTTCGCACAATGGTATTCTCTACAAGGCCAACAGAGTCATTATACCGAAGCGGCTCAGAGGCGAACTACTGCAAAGGGTGCATGCCAGCCATCAAGGCATGGAATCTAGCCTGCGAAAAGCAAGAGAGACAATCTTTTGGCCCAAAATGAACCATGAGATACGGGATGTAGTTCGACAATGCAGTGTTTGCAACGAACATCAGGCACAGCAGGCGAAACAGCCACTACTTCCTCGCGAAGTTCCAGACCGACCTTGGAAGACACTTGGCACAGACCTCTTCACACTGAATGGGAAAGATTATCTCATTACGGTAGATTACTACTCAGACTTTTGGGAAGTAGATGAGCTCCAGTCGACCACAAGTGCAGATGTGATTACATGCCTGAAATCACAGTTCAGCAGACATGGCATTCCCAAGGAAGTCATCAGTGACAATGGTCCACAGTACTCCAGTGATGAGTTCAAATGCTTCATGGAGGAGTGGGAGATACATCATACCACATCTTCGCCTCATCACCCCCAATCCAACGGGAAGGCAGAATCTGCTGTAAAGATTGCCAAGAACATCATGAAGAAGTGCGCAAAGTCAGGCACAGATATCTACAAAGCAATCTTAGAGTGGAGAAACACCCCCACCGAAGGAATGCAGAGTAGTCCTGTCCAGAGATTGATGTCACGTCGGACACAGACAACACTGCCAACAGCACAACACCTGCTGAAGCCGAAAGTAGTGACAGGAGTTAAGCGAAAAAAGGTAGAGAAAGGCAAGAAAGCAAAGACACAGTTTGACAAATCAACAAAAGAGCTACCAGACTTGAAGGTTGGTCAAGCAGTCAGAGTTCAATTAGCGATCAACAAAGGAAAACCAACATGGCAGCTAGGTGTTTGCATGAGAAAGCTTTCACCAAGGTCTTATGTGGTAAAAGTCAATGAACAGCTCTACCGTCGAAATCGCAAACGCATTCAGTCAACCTATGAATCTTTGCCAGCGACTCCAGATGTGTGGACCGACATTCAACCTACCACGAACACAACAGGCCCACAGTACAACAATCCTGGAGATGAAGAACAACGCGAGCAACAACAGCAAGCGACGCCATCACCGGTAGTAGCCCACACCCGCACGAGAACCATCAGGCCACCAAGTCGTTACAAGGACTATGTACAGCCGTAA